One region of Peribacillus simplex genomic DNA includes:
- a CDS encoding carboxylesterase/lipase family protein — translation MIGSIVTTAKGHLQGTLENDICVWRGVRYAKAPVDSLRFRSPEPVENWSGVMDAVDFGPIPPQLMDRAVRTGMAGNEKMDEDCLFLNIWSPRADDKKRPVMVWIPGGAYITGAGSLDMYNGHLLAKNGDVVVVSINYRLGALGYLDFTELSVDGEIFETNLGLRDQVASLKWVKENIEAFGGDPENVTIFGESAGGNAVTTLLTVPSARGLFKQAIAESPAPTSVYGKGFARQFSERFLEILGIGMKEIHRLKTLPVQEIVAASYQLLLQNSQALPGSLSFGPVVDGDFLPDYPLDSIRSGKAKGIPLLIGTNRDEATLFDQMDHPLIPTNPEMIHKMFENTDPEAKERITNAYLNYPEKEALLGIGRDATFHIPSVWYAEANSRFEKTWMYRFDYKTAAMRISKLGATHGMEIPFAFQTFDSSLGKQITSYGSRPAALKVSNRIQGHWVNFAKRGNPNPPEGEIWPKYDETNHYTMIFDKKDYIEKDPNRMIRLAWEGVGIYK, via the coding sequence ATGATTGGATCAATAGTAACGACGGCTAAAGGTCATCTTCAAGGCACTTTGGAAAACGATATTTGCGTGTGGCGTGGAGTCAGGTATGCGAAAGCGCCGGTTGATTCTCTGCGTTTCCGCTCACCGGAGCCCGTTGAGAATTGGAGCGGTGTCATGGATGCAGTGGATTTTGGTCCCATTCCCCCCCAGCTGATGGATCGGGCTGTAAGAACAGGAATGGCAGGAAATGAAAAAATGGATGAGGATTGCTTGTTCCTGAATATTTGGTCACCTAGAGCTGATGATAAAAAACGTCCGGTAATGGTGTGGATCCCTGGTGGAGCATATATAACGGGAGCCGGATCTCTTGATATGTACAATGGACATTTATTGGCTAAGAATGGAGACGTAGTCGTTGTAAGCATAAACTACAGGCTGGGTGCACTGGGTTATTTGGATTTTACCGAGTTATCAGTTGATGGTGAAATATTCGAAACCAATTTAGGTTTACGAGATCAAGTGGCGTCTCTGAAATGGGTTAAAGAGAATATAGAAGCCTTTGGCGGCGACCCTGAAAATGTTACGATATTTGGAGAATCAGCGGGAGGGAATGCCGTAACGACCTTACTTACTGTCCCTTCTGCAAGGGGTCTTTTTAAACAGGCTATTGCAGAAAGTCCCGCTCCGACATCTGTTTACGGAAAAGGATTTGCACGCCAATTCAGTGAAAGGTTTCTTGAAATCTTGGGCATTGGAATGAAAGAAATCCATCGATTAAAAACACTTCCAGTTCAAGAAATTGTCGCGGCGTCCTACCAACTCTTACTGCAGAACTCACAAGCCTTGCCAGGTTCCCTATCATTTGGACCTGTCGTGGATGGTGACTTCCTGCCTGATTATCCACTAGATTCGATTCGATCAGGAAAAGCAAAGGGAATACCCTTGCTTATAGGAACAAATAGGGACGAAGCTACATTATTCGACCAGATGGATCACCCGTTAATCCCGACTAATCCAGAGATGATTCATAAAATGTTCGAAAATACTGATCCTGAGGCAAAAGAGCGAATTACGAATGCTTATTTGAACTACCCGGAAAAGGAGGCTTTGCTAGGCATTGGCCGTGATGCGACTTTCCATATTCCCTCGGTTTGGTATGCGGAGGCAAACAGTCGCTTTGAAAAAACATGGATGTACCGTTTTGATTATAAAACGGCGGCAATGCGCATAAGTAAATTAGGGGCGACACATGGTATGGAAATTCCTTTTGCCTTCCAGACTTTCGACTCGTCATTGGGCAAACAGATTACTTCATATGGTTCCAGGCCAGCGGCTTTAAAGGTATCCAATAGAATCCAGGGCCATTGGGTCAACTTTGCTAAGCGTGGAAACCCAAATCCCCCGGAAGGTGAAATATGGCCAAAATATGATGAAACCAATCACTACACAATGATTTTTGATAAAAAGGATTATATTGAAAAAGATCCTAACAGAATGATAAGGTTGGCATGGGAAGGAGTAGGGATTTACAAGTGA
- a CDS encoding kynureninase/PvdN C-terminal domain-containing protein, whose product MNIKKVARICKTLKQDAIIPDYREPNMIRLAPVALYTSFQEAYETVQVLKKIMDGRLYENYENKRGIIA is encoded by the coding sequence TTGAACATCAAGAAGGTTGCAAGAATATGTAAAACATTGAAACAAGACGCTATCATACCCGATTATCGTGAACCGAATATGATTCGTCTAGCACCTGTTGCTCTTTATACCTCTTTTCAGGAAGCTTATGAAACGGTACAGGTCCTTAAAAAGATCATGGATGGCAGGTTATATGAAAACTATGAAAATAAAAGGGGAATCATTGCCTAG
- a CDS encoding amino acid permease: protein MEHHMEKSKLQRELSSNQITMIAMGCAIGTGLFLGSGLAISTAGPSVLISYAIGAFIVLLLMGCLAEMTVAYPTSGSFGTIAEKYISPFAGFVVRYSYWIANVLAIGVEVSAIAVYMKYWFPDVPGSIWIFLFAALLIYVNATSVNTFGNFEYIFSMIKISAIVIFILLGAYVVIGAEPSSGIGIENYANDGGFMPFGFWGLWVAIFISLFSFLGTELIAVTAGEAKDPDIAVPKALKATVLRLTTFYVLTIGLMLLIVPWQSAGIDKSPFVRVMEILNIPGASGIMNFIILTAALSAMNSQLYASTRMIFSLSEQKQAPALFQKVSRKGVPIRALLISTLGIFLAAGVKVLLPDTSYAFMMGVSMFGAILTWFMVFISHLFFRKRWEKSGGRKLPVKMYGFPYLTILGALLLFALTVSTWFTGPFKIVLQFGVPWLVFLCIVYLLMSKIKRR from the coding sequence ATGGAGCACCATATGGAGAAAAGTAAACTGCAACGTGAATTATCATCGAATCAAATCACAATGATTGCCATGGGATGTGCAATAGGCACCGGATTATTTTTGGGAAGTGGCCTTGCGATTTCGACGGCAGGTCCAAGTGTACTGATCAGCTATGCAATAGGTGCATTCATTGTCCTTCTATTGATGGGCTGTTTGGCGGAAATGACTGTAGCTTATCCAACATCGGGATCGTTTGGAACCATTGCTGAAAAATATATAAGTCCATTTGCGGGTTTTGTTGTGAGGTATTCATATTGGATAGCGAATGTCCTGGCCATTGGTGTCGAAGTGAGTGCCATCGCTGTATATATGAAATATTGGTTCCCGGATGTACCAGGAAGCATTTGGATTTTCCTTTTTGCTGCCTTGCTCATCTATGTAAATGCAACGAGTGTCAATACATTCGGGAATTTTGAGTATATTTTTTCAATGATCAAAATTAGCGCCATTGTCATTTTCATTCTACTGGGCGCCTACGTGGTGATTGGCGCCGAACCTTCAAGCGGGATCGGTATAGAGAACTATGCCAATGATGGAGGTTTTATGCCTTTCGGGTTTTGGGGGCTTTGGGTCGCTATATTTATTTCTCTCTTCAGCTTCTTAGGAACGGAGTTGATTGCGGTTACGGCGGGAGAAGCAAAGGACCCTGATATTGCCGTCCCTAAAGCTTTGAAGGCAACTGTATTAAGGCTTACCACTTTTTATGTACTGACAATCGGGCTCATGTTACTAATTGTACCCTGGCAATCCGCTGGTATTGATAAAAGCCCATTTGTTAGGGTGATGGAAATCCTGAATATTCCTGGAGCATCGGGCATAATGAATTTCATTATTTTAACGGCGGCTTTATCTGCAATGAATAGTCAATTATATGCCTCCACGAGAATGATATTTTCATTATCCGAGCAAAAGCAGGCTCCAGCCCTATTTCAAAAAGTAAGCCGGAAAGGAGTCCCGATAAGGGCCCTTCTCATATCCACTTTGGGCATATTTCTTGCTGCAGGAGTAAAGGTTCTTCTCCCGGATACTTCATATGCATTCATGATGGGGGTATCGATGTTCGGTGCCATTTTAACCTGGTTCATGGTGTTCATCTCCCATTTATTTTTCAGAAAGAGGTGGGAGAAATCAGGGGGGCGTAAATTACCGGTTAAAATGTATGGCTTTCCGTATTTAACGATTCTTGGTGCATTACTTTTGTTTGCTTTGACGGTATCTACTTGGTTCACTGGCCCGTTTAAAATCGTTCTCCAGTTCGGTGTACCTTGGCTGGTCTTTCTTTGCATCGTCTATTTATTAATGTCGAAAATCAAAAGAAGGTAA
- the kynA gene encoding tryptophan 2,3-dioxygenase produces MDKGPMDKDGLEEGIVTDFDKDMSYGDYLQLNQILSSQHRLSGHHDEMLFIVIHQTSELWMKLILHELTAAKDHIEAGRLEPSFKMLSRVARIQQQLIQSWNVLSTLTPSDYMEFREKLGNSSGFQSFQNRLIEFAMGQKNSQILAVFRHQPELYESMKATLNKPSIYDAAIGALAARGLPVDESVLNRDWPETYRENASVESAWLTVYRDVHKYWDLYELAEKLVDIGSQQQFWRFNHMSTVERIIGNKTGTGGSSGVSYLKKVVEQPFFPELWTLRTKL; encoded by the coding sequence ATGGATAAGGGACCAATGGATAAAGATGGTTTGGAAGAAGGTATAGTAACTGATTTTGATAAGGATATGTCCTATGGGGACTACCTGCAATTAAATCAAATATTATCAAGTCAGCATCGGCTTTCCGGTCATCACGATGAAATGTTGTTCATCGTTATTCACCAAACAAGTGAATTATGGATGAAATTGATCCTCCATGAATTGACTGCAGCAAAGGACCATATTGAGGCAGGACGTTTGGAGCCATCCTTTAAGATGCTATCCAGAGTGGCTAGGATCCAACAGCAACTTATTCAATCCTGGAATGTGCTTTCGACCTTAACGCCATCTGATTATATGGAGTTCCGGGAGAAACTAGGAAACTCTTCAGGGTTTCAATCATTTCAGAACAGGTTGATAGAATTTGCGATGGGTCAAAAGAATTCGCAAATATTGGCCGTTTTCCGTCATCAGCCTGAGCTTTATGAGTCGATGAAAGCAACTTTGAATAAACCTAGTATTTATGATGCGGCTATAGGGGCATTGGCTGCAAGAGGGCTTCCTGTTGATGAATCGGTCTTGAACAGGGATTGGCCTGAAACCTATCGGGAAAATGCCAGTGTTGAAAGCGCGTGGCTGACAGTTTACCGTGACGTGCATAAATATTGGGATTTGTATGAGTTGGCCGAAAAACTCGTTGATATTGGAAGTCAGCAACAATTCTGGAGATTCAATCATATGAGCACTGTAGAGCGTATCATCGGTAATAAGACGGGAACGGGCGGATCATCCGGGGTAAGTTACCTGAAGAAAGTGGTCGAACAGCCATTTTTTCCTGAGCTTTGGACATTAAGGACCAAGCTGTAA
- the nadD gene encoding nicotinate (nicotinamide) nucleotide adenylyltransferase gives MGKIGVYGSSFDPVTNVHLWTASTIAHRAKLDKVIFLPCANGRIDKQMKTSNEHRWEMLGLAIGGNPLFEVSDYEINECAGMSKQYTWYTMEYFKSRYPKDEVYFIMGADLLEDIDNQELPVHLRWKFREKLIANHKFIVMARDGIDMLKIISKSPLLRNYDDGNTFHLIDKGLSMEISSTYIRDELAMGGEPRYLLPDQCYQYIVDNKLYQKESNP, from the coding sequence ATGGGCAAAATTGGAGTTTATGGATCTTCCTTCGATCCAGTCACCAATGTGCATTTATGGACAGCATCCACCATTGCGCATCGTGCTAAGCTAGACAAGGTGATTTTTTTGCCTTGTGCAAATGGACGTATCGATAAACAGATGAAAACGAGCAATGAACACCGTTGGGAGATGCTGGGGCTCGCAATAGGGGGCAACCCATTATTCGAAGTTAGTGATTATGAAATTAATGAATGCGCTGGAATGAGTAAACAATATACTTGGTATACGATGGAATATTTTAAATCACGATATCCAAAGGATGAAGTTTATTTCATTATGGGTGCAGATTTACTTGAGGATATTGACAATCAGGAGTTACCGGTACACTTACGATGGAAATTCAGGGAAAAATTGATTGCCAATCATAAATTCATCGTCATGGCACGGGATGGGATCGATATGTTAAAAATCATATCGAAAAGTCCGTTACTTAGGAATTATGATGATGGCAATACATTCCACCTTATAGATAAAGGCCTTTCAATGGAAATTAGTTCTACATATATAAGGGATGAACTTGCAATGGGAGGGGAACCAAGATATTTACTGCCTGATCAGTGTTATCAGTATATTGTGGACAATAAGCTATATCAAAAAGAATCAAATCCTTAA
- a CDS encoding sulfate ABC transporter substrate-binding protein, giving the protein MKKLMILTSLILAFGVLAGCNSEKTEGDGTSKPVELLNVSYDPTRELYQEFNEAFVKHWKEESGQDVSIQQSHGGSGKQGRAVIDGLEADVVTLALAYDIDAIYEASNLLAEDWQKRLPENSTPYTSTIVFLVKKDNPKDIKDWDDLIKKDVSVITPNPKTSGGARWNYLAAWAYAEKKFDSDETKVKDFMKKLYQNVEVLDSGARGATTTFVERGIGDVLIAWENEAYLTLEEFGDDKYEIVNPSISILAEPPVAVVDKVAEKKGTKEVAEAYLEYLYSDAGQEIAAKNFYRPRDEKILAKYEDQFANIDMVTVDDTFGGWKKAQETHFNDGGTFDEIYQPQ; this is encoded by the coding sequence ATGAAAAAATTGATGATATTGACAAGTTTGATATTGGCTTTCGGTGTACTCGCAGGATGCAACTCGGAAAAAACGGAAGGGGACGGGACATCAAAGCCAGTCGAGCTATTGAATGTGTCATATGATCCGACACGTGAATTGTACCAGGAATTCAATGAAGCGTTTGTGAAGCATTGGAAAGAAGAATCGGGTCAGGATGTATCGATTCAACAATCCCATGGCGGGTCTGGTAAACAGGGCAGGGCCGTTATTGATGGATTGGAAGCGGATGTCGTTACATTGGCATTGGCCTATGATATTGATGCCATTTATGAAGCTAGTAACCTATTAGCGGAGGATTGGCAGAAACGTTTACCGGAAAACTCGACACCTTACACATCAACCATTGTATTTTTGGTGAAAAAAGATAACCCTAAAGACATTAAAGATTGGGATGATCTAATCAAAAAGGATGTATCCGTCATTACACCAAATCCAAAGACAAGCGGAGGGGCAAGGTGGAATTACCTGGCTGCATGGGCATATGCAGAGAAAAAATTCGATAGTGACGAAACAAAGGTTAAGGATTTCATGAAAAAGCTTTATCAGAATGTTGAGGTTCTGGATTCAGGGGCACGGGGTGCAACCACCACTTTTGTAGAAAGGGGAATTGGTGACGTACTTATCGCTTGGGAGAATGAAGCCTATTTAACACTTGAAGAATTCGGTGATGACAAATATGAAATCGTCAATCCCTCCATCAGTATATTAGCAGAGCCACCGGTAGCTGTTGTTGACAAGGTGGCCGAGAAAAAAGGAACAAAGGAAGTGGCTGAAGCCTACCTGGAATACTTATATTCGGATGCCGGTCAGGAAATTGCCGCGAAAAACTTCTATCGTCCAAGGGATGAGAAGATACTCGCTAAATATGAAGACCAATTTGCAAATATCGATATGGTGACCGTTGATGATACGTTTGGCGGGTGGAAAAAAGCCCAAGAAACACATTTCAATGACGGTGGTACATTTGACGAAATTTATCAACCGCAATAA
- the cysT gene encoding sulfate ABC transporter permease subunit CysT: protein MTEGKQKKKRTIPGFGLTMGFTLLYLSIIVLIPLSMVFLNTFSMGFQDFWATITEPRVVASYKLSFLSALTAAFVNAVFGVLIAWVLTRYEFPGKRIIDGLVDLPFALPTAVAGITLTTLYSPNGWIGQFFNFKIAFTPTGIIIALIFIGLPFVVRMVQPVLENIEKGMEEASASLGANRMQTFIKIIFPELIPAILTGFALSFARALGEYGSVVFIAGNMPFKTEISPLIIMTKLEQYDYEGATAVAAVMLIITFIILFTINILQWWTGKRYSGK, encoded by the coding sequence ATGACAGAAGGTAAACAGAAGAAAAAGAGGACTATACCCGGTTTTGGTTTGACGATGGGTTTTACGTTGCTGTATCTCTCCATCATCGTTTTGATTCCATTATCCATGGTTTTTCTAAACACATTTTCAATGGGATTTCAGGATTTTTGGGCGACAATAACTGAACCAAGGGTTGTCGCTTCGTATAAATTGAGTTTTTTATCAGCGTTAACTGCGGCCTTCGTGAACGCAGTTTTTGGCGTTTTAATTGCCTGGGTGCTTACTCGTTATGAGTTTCCCGGCAAACGGATCATCGATGGGCTGGTGGATTTGCCTTTTGCCCTGCCGACTGCTGTGGCAGGGATTACTTTGACCACTTTGTACTCACCGAACGGGTGGATTGGGCAATTTTTCAACTTTAAAATCGCTTTCACCCCTACCGGGATCATCATCGCCCTTATATTTATAGGCCTCCCATTCGTGGTGCGGATGGTTCAGCCGGTACTTGAAAATATAGAAAAAGGGATGGAAGAAGCATCTGCTTCTTTAGGGGCGAATCGAATGCAGACATTCATTAAAATTATCTTCCCGGAATTGATTCCAGCGATATTGACGGGTTTTGCACTTTCTTTTGCGAGAGCACTTGGAGAGTATGGATCCGTTGTCTTCATTGCAGGAAATATGCCGTTTAAAACGGAGATTTCCCCGCTGATCATCATGACAAAGCTTGAACAGTATGATTATGAAGGTGCAACAGCGGTAGCAGCCGTCATGCTCATTATTACATTTATAATTTTGTTCACGATCAATATTTTACAATGGTGGACTGGCAAAAGATATTCAGGGAAGTAG
- the cysW gene encoding sulfate ABC transporter permease subunit CysW, protein MITRNITKEPKSIQWVLISIVLLFLTLFLVVPLIAIFVKAFEKGAEAYFAAIAHPDTLAAIKLTLIVVLITLPLNAIFGIVAAWTITKYDFKGKNFLITLIDLPFSVSPVIAGLIFVLLFGLHGTLGPLLQTFDIKVIFSIPGIVIASIFITFPFIARELIPLMQSQGTSEEEASLTLGAGGFKTFWYVTLPNIKWGLLYGVILCNARTIGEFGAVSVVSGHIRGMTNTMPLHIEILYNEYQFSAAFAVASLMSIFAIITLIIKSFIEWKTDFKSTKALGGRK, encoded by the coding sequence ATTATAACGAGAAACATAACAAAAGAGCCTAAATCCATACAGTGGGTCCTTATTTCCATTGTATTGCTATTTCTGACTTTGTTTTTAGTTGTCCCATTAATCGCAATCTTTGTAAAGGCCTTTGAAAAAGGTGCTGAAGCTTATTTTGCGGCCATTGCACACCCTGATACATTGGCTGCAATTAAATTAACATTGATAGTTGTTCTCATCACCTTGCCACTAAATGCCATATTTGGGATAGTGGCTGCGTGGACAATTACAAAATATGATTTTAAGGGAAAAAACTTCTTAATAACGTTGATTGATTTGCCTTTTTCCGTTTCACCCGTCATTGCAGGGTTGATATTTGTCCTTCTGTTCGGCCTACATGGAACACTTGGTCCATTGCTGCAAACCTTTGACATTAAAGTGATCTTTTCAATACCAGGGATTGTCATCGCATCCATTTTCATTACCTTCCCATTCATTGCGCGTGAATTGATCCCGCTCATGCAAAGTCAGGGGACGTCTGAAGAAGAGGCATCACTCACGCTGGGGGCGGGAGGGTTTAAGACATTTTGGTATGTGACGCTTCCCAATATAAAATGGGGACTTTTATATGGAGTCATCCTTTGCAACGCAAGGACAATCGGGGAGTTTGGAGCCGTATCGGTCGTATCGGGCCATATACGGGGGATGACAAATACGATGCCGCTTCATATTGAAATCTTATACAATGAATATCAATTTTCAGCCGCTTTTGCCGTTGCATCCCTGATGTCCATTTTTGCAATCATAACCTTGATCATTAAAAGTTTCATAGAATGGAAAACCGACTTTAAATCAACCAAAGCGTTAGGAGGAAGGAAATGA
- a CDS encoding sulfate/molybdate ABC transporter ATP-binding protein, translating to MSIIIENVTKYYGSYQALQNIDLEIKSGELVALLGPSGSGKTSLLRIIAGLEQAENGKILFNEENYTHKHVKDRNVGFVFQHYALFRNMTIFDNIAYGLKVRPRKIRPSKKVIEQKVTELLQLVKLEGYKDRYPSQLSGGQRQRVALARALAVEPNILLLDEPFGALDAKVRKELRRWLRRLHDEFNVTSVFVTHDQEEAMDVADRVVIMNEGKIEQIGTPEEVYDHPKNPFVYDFLGSVNLFKGNVHQGKLVTGNVEMNAPDSEEGVSTGYVRAHNFIIDRESSGKDSIASIIDHIHTIGPIVRIEVIRQDTNEPLEIELTKEHYMNLEIRKGERVFVRPKELKVFVDYMAGI from the coding sequence ATGAGTATCATCATTGAAAATGTTACAAAATATTACGGGTCCTATCAAGCACTCCAGAACATCGATTTGGAAATAAAGAGCGGGGAACTCGTAGCCCTTCTTGGACCTTCCGGATCTGGAAAAACGTCATTACTGCGTATCATCGCGGGTCTTGAACAGGCAGAGAACGGAAAAATCCTCTTCAATGAAGAGAATTACACGCATAAGCATGTAAAAGATCGGAATGTGGGTTTTGTCTTTCAGCATTATGCCCTTTTTCGTAATATGACCATTTTTGATAATATTGCCTATGGATTAAAGGTCCGCCCTAGAAAAATAAGGCCCAGTAAAAAAGTGATTGAACAAAAGGTTACCGAATTGCTTCAGCTCGTCAAGCTGGAAGGCTATAAAGATCGTTACCCATCCCAATTATCAGGGGGGCAGCGCCAGCGTGTAGCATTGGCAAGGGCACTTGCGGTTGAACCGAATATTCTTTTGCTTGATGAACCATTCGGGGCATTGGATGCTAAAGTTCGAAAAGAACTTCGGCGTTGGCTAAGAAGGCTTCATGATGAATTCAATGTTACGAGTGTGTTCGTGACGCATGATCAAGAAGAGGCGATGGATGTTGCTGATCGGGTCGTTATCATGAATGAAGGGAAAATTGAACAGATTGGAACTCCGGAAGAAGTGTATGATCATCCGAAAAATCCATTTGTTTATGATTTTCTCGGCAGTGTCAATCTTTTTAAGGGCAACGTTCACCAAGGGAAATTGGTAACTGGGAACGTGGAAATGAATGCTCCGGACAGTGAAGAAGGAGTGAGTACGGGTTATGTAAGGGCTCATAACTTTATAATAGATAGAGAATCATCAGGAAAGGATTCGATTGCATCCATTATTGATCACATTCATACAATTGGCCCCATTGTCCGGATAGAAGTGATTCGCCAGGATACAAACGAACCGCTAGAAATCGAACTGACAAAAGAGCATTATATGAATCTGGAAATAAGGAAAGGTGAAAGGGTGTTTGTCCGACCAAAAGAATTGAAAGTCTTTGTCGACTATATGGCTGGAATTTAG
- a CDS encoding PcsB-like coiled-coil domain-containing protein, with protein MKKKLIVLNTTIMLGLGSAFAIPSVKAESISDIQSQRTGVQSDISEAEQVIKELKNEQSKMNSQIAQIETAMKENDQKIKDTKQEVNDTEKDIDSLKKEIKALEERIAKREEVLKERALSFQESGGDVDYLEVVLGSKSFGEFVNRVGAVATIVEADQQILKEQEADKADLEKKQATVEKKLQSLKDMEVELKGMQSQIADQKAETVKMKAKSEKKESETAALKQSLENKDAGLEAQIASIREDIKKEEERKASEKAELDRAAKEVSSSNSSSEESSNSSSEESSSSPKGEASASGSSKGESSSSNSSNNSSANKPAASITETSSKPSSANTGSAITAGYKYIGNSTYKFGGGRTASDIANGRFDCSAFVAWAYRQAGVNLPPSTDALKSAGRQVSKSQMQPGDLVFFNTYKTDGHVGIYVGGGKFIGSQSSTGVAIANMDSGYWAGVFNGRVVRVN; from the coding sequence TTGAAGAAAAAACTTATCGTTTTGAACACGACAATTATGCTAGGATTAGGAAGCGCTTTTGCCATCCCGTCGGTTAAAGCTGAATCTATCTCGGATATTCAATCGCAACGCACAGGAGTACAATCAGATATTTCAGAGGCAGAACAGGTTATTAAGGAATTGAAAAATGAACAATCGAAAATGAATTCCCAAATTGCCCAGATAGAAACGGCAATGAAAGAAAATGACCAAAAAATTAAAGACACTAAACAAGAAGTTAATGACACCGAAAAAGACATAGATTCTTTAAAGAAGGAAATTAAAGCTTTGGAAGAAAGAATCGCAAAACGTGAGGAAGTCTTGAAAGAGCGTGCCCTTTCATTCCAAGAGAGCGGTGGAGACGTTGACTACCTAGAAGTTGTTTTAGGTTCTAAAAGCTTTGGTGAATTCGTTAATCGTGTTGGAGCGGTAGCTACCATTGTGGAAGCTGACCAACAGATTCTTAAGGAGCAGGAAGCGGATAAAGCTGACTTAGAAAAAAAACAAGCGACTGTTGAGAAAAAATTGCAGAGCCTGAAGGATATGGAAGTGGAGCTTAAAGGCATGCAATCCCAGATTGCAGATCAAAAAGCAGAAACTGTGAAGATGAAGGCAAAGAGTGAAAAGAAGGAATCGGAAACAGCTGCCCTTAAACAATCTTTAGAGAATAAAGATGCAGGTTTGGAAGCGCAAATAGCATCCATTCGTGAAGATATCAAAAAAGAGGAAGAACGTAAAGCATCAGAGAAAGCAGAACTTGACCGTGCTGCTAAAGAAGTGAGTTCTTCAAATTCTTCTAGCGAAGAATCATCAAATTCTTCTAGTGAAGAATCATCAAGTTCGCCTAAAGGTGAAGCATCTGCATCAGGTTCGTCTAAAGGTGAATCATCATCTTCCAATTCATCTAATAACAGTTCTGCAAATAAACCTGCAGCGAGTATAACTGAAACATCAAGTAAGCCAAGCAGTGCAAATACTGGCTCTGCAATTACAGCAGGCTATAAATATATCGGTAACTCCACATATAAATTTGGTGGCGGAAGAACGGCTTCCGATATTGCTAACGGCCGATTCGATTGTTCAGCGTTCGTTGCATGGGCTTATAGACAGGCTGGTGTGAACCTTCCACCAAGTACGGATGCATTGAAAAGTGCAGGACGTCAAGTATCTAAAAGCCAAATGCAACCTGGAGATCTAGTATTTTTCAATACCTATAAAACTGATGGGCATGTCGGTATTTATGTCGGCGGCGGCAAGTTTATCGGTTCTCAAAGTTCAACAGGTGTTGCTATCGCTAATATGGATAGTGGATATTGGGCAGGGGTATTCAATGGCCGTGTCGTTCGCGTAAATTAA
- a CDS encoding YxcD family protein — translation MERLKISEQDIINAVCVYIARKKQVEPNEVEVELMYDDDYGFSAETFVDGRKQVLITINLIEALRLWLDEYLNIDPYSGIELVLDDEEGIVALVSESNR, via the coding sequence ATGGAGAGGCTAAAGATTTCCGAACAAGATATCATCAATGCGGTTTGTGTTTACATTGCCCGTAAAAAGCAGGTAGAACCTAATGAGGTAGAAGTGGAGTTAATGTATGATGATGATTATGGCTTTTCGGCTGAAACGTTTGTAGATGGCCGGAAACAAGTGTTAATTACCATCAACTTGATAGAAGCGCTTCGCTTATGGCTCGATGAATATTTGAATATAGATCCATATTCAGGTATTGAACTTGTTTTGGATGATGAAGAGGGCATAGTGGCATTAGTAAGTGAAAGTAATCGATAA